From the genome of Candidatus Poribacteria bacterium, one region includes:
- a CDS encoding DUF5615 family PIN-like protein, producing MLPPLVADINIAVSVIQFLRAQGVDVVAGREESWNRYEDRDLLREAHVRNRFVLTHDSDFGTLAVHEEQTITGIIHLRPGNRPSSEVIADLQVLLNAEIDWTPPLIVVCESGKPFSYKRLCSSRGLELCRVWKSSESGFSPIDRDRQD from the coding sequence ATGCTTCCTCCTCTTGTCGCTGACATAAATATCGCGGTTTCCGTCATTCAGTTTTTGCGAGCGCAAGGGGTTGATGTGGTGGCTGGACGCGAAGAAAGCTGGAACAGATATGAAGACCGAGACCTCCTGCGTGAGGCGCATGTGAGGAACCGATTTGTGTTGACGCACGATTCCGATTTCGGGACGCTAGCAGTTCATGAGGAGCAAACCATTACCGGAATCATCCATTTGCGTCCGGGAAATCGTCCGTCCTCGGAGGTAATTGCTGACTTGCAAGTTCTCCTCAACGCAGAGATTGATTGGACACCCCCGTTGATTGTTGTCTGTGAATCGGGCAAACCATTTAGCTACAAGCGACTTTGCTCAAGCAGGGGATTGGAATTGTGTAGAGTGTGGAAATCGTCTGAATCAGGATTTTCCCCGATAGATCGGGACAGGCAGGATTGA
- a CDS encoding DUF433 domain-containing protein, whose translation MLGLLASGMSKAEIIADYPELNEENIQAVRTYATGRTYPSRALRNGVIIDLPTRDRA comes from the coding sequence GTGTTGGGGCTGCTCGCTAGCGGCATGTCTAAGGCAGAGATTATCGCAGACTATCCGGAGTTGAACGAGGAAAACATCCAAGCGGTGCGGACGTATGCTACGGGACGCACGTATCCTTCGCGGGCACTCCGCAATGGAGTGATAATCGATCTTCCAACCCGTGATAGGGCTTAA